The Microcoleus sp. bin38.metabat.b11b12b14.051 genome segment ATAAACCTTGCGGTGGTGGCGTGTCTCCGGCGATCGCCCAATGGCTGGATTTTGACCTGACACCAGCTATTTCTCTGAAATCTAACAAAGTTAGCTACACCTGGAAAATGGGCGATCCGACACAAAGTCAGGTAAGTTCGCCAATGTGGATGGTACAGCGAGATATATTTGACGATTTTTTAATTAAACAAGCTCAAAAAACTGGTGCGGAACTTAGAGACTCAACAGAAGTTAAAGGTATTGAGTTTAAAAATTTTATTTGGGAAGTTAAAACTAACTCAGAACCCGTTTACGGCCGCTATTTGATTGCTGCTGACGGTGCCGGCGGGCCGATGACTAAGTGGTTGGGATTCAAAGAACCAAAGCTCTGTATCAGCGCCAGTTTAGAAACTCGCTCGATTAAGGGCGATTCGCTCAATTTCGATTTTGGCACTATTAAAAAAGGTTTTATCTGGTGTTTTCCCAAGGCTGACGGCTACTCTTTTAGTATTGCTGCGATGCGCGGCGACAAGCCAAAAAATCTGAAGAAAATTTTAACCGACTATGCCACTAAGTGCGGTGCTGATGTTAGTGTCAGCAACGTGCGGGAACACCCGCTTTCTCTGTGGAATGGCGATCGCCAATTGCACTCTCAAAATGCGCTGCTTGTTGGAGAAGCCGCTAGTCTCGCCGATCCCCTCACCGGTGAGGGGATTCGACCAGCCATATTTAGCGGATTTAAGGCCGCTGGGGCGATCGATCGCTCTCTCTCAGGTGCAGCCGACGCCCTAGAGCAGTACACTCAGGCGATCGCCGCCGAATGGGGAACTGATATGGTTTGGGCCGCTCGCTTGGCTGGGCCCTTCTATCAGTTTACTGGCTCTGCTTACAGAGCAGGCGTCAAGTCACAGAGCGCTACTCAGTTGATGGGCAAGATTTTGTGCGGGGAATTGCGTTATGCCGATATTGCTAACCGCGCTCTTAAAAAGCTGATGCCGTTTTAGAAGTCCGAAGGCCTCAAACACTTCGCTCGGGTTCAAGAGCAGCCAGAAGGAACAGGAAGAGGTTCGAGGAAATAAAAAATATTTTTAAATCCCTACTACTTACGCACTCCTTTGTCAGAAACCGGGTTTTTTACGAAAATCCTGCGTTTTTACCCGCAGATTCGGTAAAAAACCCGGTTTCTTTAATCTTGATGCGTCCAGGACTGAACCCAATAAAGTCAGGTGTGCCACAAACACTATACATTATAGAGGTTAGGCATAAATCCTGTACAATTTTAAATCTCATATCTCATATCTAAAATAATTATGGTAATTTATTTTTATAAAGTAGAGGAGCCTTACGGCTGCTTTTCCAATTTTTCACCACACCAAATTTGTCTGCACGGGCAAGATTGGTTAACGGTGGAACATTACTATCAAGCCCAAAAATTTGTCGGTAGCGTCGATCGCAGATTAGTGGCGGCGATTCGAGCCGTAGCAACTCCTCAGGAAGCCGCCGAATTAGGTCGCGATCCGAACCACCGGATGCGCGATGATTGGGAAGCTGTGAAAATTCCGATTATGCGTCAAGCCGTTTTAACTAAGTTTCTTGCTCATTCAGACATTCAAGCTATTCTCCTCGCCACAGGGGATCGAGTGATTGTGGAGGATTCGCCAAAGGATTACTACTGGGGCTGTGGCTGCGACGGCAGCGGTCAAAATCATTTGGGTAAAATTCTGATGAGCGTGCGGAGCGAAATTTCTCAGCGCCGGGCGGTCGATCAAAACTCACCTTAATTATTTTCTATGAAGTTATATAAATAAATGTCAAGATAAGTTGACAATAAATAATTCTGCTTTTAATAATTTAAGATTGCGAGAAAATTATAAGAGGATTAAAATAATAATTATCATTTGGTTGAGTAGCTCAGTCTGTTAAAGGCAAGGAATACACCTTACCATCGCCGATTTTTGTTTTTTGGGGTGCTAAAGGCGAGACACCCTCGTCTCTAACGAGTGAACAACTATTAAAAGTACAGTTCGGTTGCATCTATAACTCAGGCTGATGTAGTGCGCGTCCGCTCGATCGAGCAGTAGGTAAAAAATTCTTATTATCACTCATAATTGCCAAAGGAGATTTATGCAACTCACAGAAAATACAGAACAATTAAATCATAAACTAGACAGAGAAATTTTGGTGCGGCGGATAACAGAACGCATCCGCAAATCTCTAGAATTAGAAGAAATTTTAACCAGTACGGTAGCAGAAGTGCGCTCTTTTTTGAAAACGGATCGCATCATGATGTACCAGTTTAGTGCCGACGGCAGTGGAGAAGTTGTTGCCGAATCAATTAATAACAACCGTCTCCCTTCCTTGAAAGGTCTGCACTTTCCAGCAGACGATATCCCCCCCCACGCCCGGGAGATGTATGTCAGTATGCGCCAGCGGACAATCGTAGATGTTAACTCCGGGACGATCGTCCTGAGCCCCCTCGATGCAGCAGACACGGGTCAACTTTTAGTACCCCAAGAAATCCACTACCGATCGCTCGATCCTTGCCACACAGCTTACTTGATGGCAATGGGAGTACAATCTTCCTTCGTAGTGCCGATTTTGCACCGCAGGAGCGCGTCGCAAAACACCACAACAGAGAAGTGCGAAGCCCCTGCGTGCGTGACGAGATACGAGCCAGGAAACAATCAAGCAACTCACATTGACCTTTGGGGACTTTTAGTGTCTCACCACTCGACGCCCCGCAATATTTCAGCAACAGATTTAGAAGTAGTTCAGCTCGTAGCAGATCAATTGTCCAACGCCATCGGCCACTCGCTCCTGCTCGAGCAAACCCGTTGTAGGGCGGCCCGGGAAGCCACCGTCAGCCGCATAGCAGTTTTGTTGTACGGCCACGCCAACATTCAACTGCAACAAGCTTTAGAAGCCACTGTCACTGCTTTGGGCGGCAGCGGCGGCAGACTCTATCTCAATCCCCCGAAAATTAATCGTGAAAAGTTATCGGCTGCAAAGCTCGATCGCGAAGTTTCCGTAGCCCTTGCTGGGAGTGATGCTAGCTTTGAACTGTTCGTCACGGGCGAGCAACCAACACTTCCCCACTGGGAAAAAGTTAGGGCGATCGAAGCTCATCCGCTGTGGCAGGAATGGCTAACCAAAGGATGGAAAAATACCCAAGAAACTCTCAATTTCCCAATTTTAAATTCCCAATTCCCAGTTTGGATAATTACAGATTTACACAAAGAATCTCTATTTAGAGTTTTAGTTCCAGCTTTCCAATCAACTAAAATTCGGGGTTTGCTGGTAATTCCCCTCCACTACCAACAACAAGTAGTCGGCTGTTTGACGATTTTTCGCAATGAAATTGATACCGAAAAAATGTGGGCGGGGCACTTGGACACCAGCGCTGCACAAATCCTTCCCAGGCAATCCTTTGAAGTCTGGCGAGAAATCAAAAAAGGTCAGTCCCCGGAGTGGAAGTTAGAGGAGATCGAGCAAGCTTTGGCGATCGGCAGCCAATTTTGTGCGGCAATTGGGCAGTACATTCTTTATCAAGAAGTGCAAGCCCTGAATGCCAACTTAGAGCGCCAAGTTCAAGAACGCACCGCTCAATTGCAAAAATCCTTGGACTTTGCTCGAGTATTGACGCGAGTGAGAGAGCAAAT includes the following:
- a CDS encoding geranylgeranyl reductase family protein, whose protein sequence is MFDCIIVGAGPAGSTAAYHLALLGRSVVVLEKASLPRNKPCGGGVSPAIAQWLDFDLTPAISLKSNKVSYTWKMGDPTQSQVSSPMWMVQRDIFDDFLIKQAQKTGAELRDSTEVKGIEFKNFIWEVKTNSEPVYGRYLIAADGAGGPMTKWLGFKEPKLCISASLETRSIKGDSLNFDFGTIKKGFIWCFPKADGYSFSIAAMRGDKPKNLKKILTDYATKCGADVSVSNVREHPLSLWNGDRQLHSQNALLVGEAASLADPLTGEGIRPAIFSGFKAAGAIDRSLSGAADALEQYTQAIAAEWGTDMVWAARLAGPFYQFTGSAYRAGVKSQSATQLMGKILCGELRYADIANRALKKLMPF
- a CDS encoding NADAR family protein, with product MVIYFYKVEEPYGCFSNFSPHQICLHGQDWLTVEHYYQAQKFVGSVDRRLVAAIRAVATPQEAAELGRDPNHRMRDDWEAVKIPIMRQAVLTKFLAHSDIQAILLATGDRVIVEDSPKDYYWGCGCDGSGQNHLGKILMSVRSEISQRRAVDQNSP
- a CDS encoding GAF domain-containing protein, with translation MQLTENTEQLNHKLDREILVRRITERIRKSLELEEILTSTVAEVRSFLKTDRIMMYQFSADGSGEVVAESINNNRLPSLKGLHFPADDIPPHAREMYVSMRQRTIVDVNSGTIVLSPLDAADTGQLLVPQEIHYRSLDPCHTAYLMAMGVQSSFVVPILHRRSASQNTTTEKCEAPACVTRYEPGNNQATHIDLWGLLVSHHSTPRNISATDLEVVQLVADQLSNAIGHSLLLEQTRCRAAREATVSRIAVLLYGHANIQLQQALEATVTALGGSGGRLYLNPPKINREKLSAAKLDREVSVALAGSDASFELFVTGEQPTLPHWEKVRAIEAHPLWQEWLTKGWKNTQETLNFPILNSQFPVWIITDLHKESLFRVLVPAFQSTKIRGLLVIPLHYQQQVVGCLTIFRNEIDTEKMWAGHLDTSAAQILPRQSFEVWREIKKGQSPEWKLEEIEQALAIGSQFCAAIGQYILYQEVQALNANLERQVQERTAQLQKSLDFARVLTRVREQICSTLDLKTILQTIVREVRVLLDTDRTVIYQFSTAQDGEVVVEAVRGEWPSILGIKSPKDCFPSRSDCFYREGRVRAINDIYTDDLTPCYREFLEKLQVKGSLIVPIGKDTQFWGLLIAHECSGPRVWQTAEQELLQNLTTQAAIAIHQAELYQESLDVAAADRVKAEQLAKTVTELHNTQAQLIQTEKMSSLGQLVAGVAHEINNPVNFIYGNLSHASEYSKDLLCLVELYRQHYPNPHPEISECAEAIEIEFLTEDLPKILGSMKVGVERIRQLVVSLRNFSRLDQAEKKGVDIHEGIDSTLLILQHRIKAQSDRATVEIIKEYGNLPLVECYASSLNQVFMNLISNAVDALEMGKTDRVVNVNALGVSPVATYLSSQNLDVETVDINASTECLIPDFPSPCIRIRTELIEEKNVRISIADNGHGIPKELISHIFNPFFTTKPVGRGTGLGLSISYQIVVEKHQGVLKCVSVPGQGTEFSIEIPLN